In Osmerus eperlanus chromosome 17, fOsmEpe2.1, whole genome shotgun sequence, a single genomic region encodes these proteins:
- the LOC134037875 gene encoding GTPase IMAP family member 4-like has translation MHYNNVECRENINSHLFHFPAVRIILVGSKGSGKKSSQRSILDLKQPQSKLQKAVGEVSGRTVTMVDTPGWYNDLSSKKTPVLVKKQIESSVLLCLPGPHAFLLVINVEPPFREGMRKSVEDHMKLLGERVWHHSVILFTHGDWLEDKTIEEHIESEGKALQWLVEKCENRYHVLNNINLGDRSQVTELLDKIKKMVARKNAEPFHRVKVEDLMDSDDETVEEDWAFYREMTQGMRTRKTHSFPFVTPSLDGEKRSEVNSRCTSGFSSFKSASRRTLSSGYRSLKSTSESISSDYGSCSYDLRSMCRSDQGWGGAKCCKK, from the exons ATGCATTACAATAATGTTGAATGCAGAGAGAACATTAACAGTCACTTGTTCCATTTCCCAGCTGTAAGGATTATCCTGGTTGGATCTAAAGGATCTGGTAAAAAGTCTTCACAAAGGTCCATCCTGGACCTTAAACAACCTCAATCCAAACTCCAGAAGGCTGTAGGTGAGGTATCAGGGAGGACAGTCACTATGGTAGATACTCCTGGTTGGTATAATGACCTATCCTCGAAAAAGACTCCTGTACTGGTGAAAAAGCAGATTGAGTCCAGTGTGCTGCTGTGTCTCCCTGGACCCCATGCCTTTCTCCTGGTTATAAATGTTGAGCCCCCCTTCagagagggaatgaggaaatctGTGGAGGATCACATGAAACTACTGGGTGAGAGAGTCTGGCATCACTCAGTGATACTGTTCACCCATGGAGACTGGCTGGAAGACAAAACTATTGAGGAGCACATTGAGAGTGAAGGAAAGGCCCTCCAGTGGCTTGTTGAGAAGTGTGAAAACAGGTATCATGTTTTGAACAACATTAACTTAGGAGACAGATCACAGGTCACAGAGCTGCTGGATAAGATTAAGAAGATGGTGGCAAGAAAAAATGCGGAGCCGTTTCACAGAGTGAAAGTGGAAGATCTGATGGACAGTGATGATGAGAcggtggaggaggactgggcATTCTACAGAGAGATGACACAGGGAATGAGAACCAGGAAAACTCATAGTTTTCCATTTGTAACTCCAAGTT TGGATGGTGAGAAAAGATCTGAAGTAAACTCTCGGTGCACCTCGGGTTTCAGCTCGTTCAAGTCAGCATCAAGAAGAACACTGAGCTCTGGATACAGATCACTGAAGTCAACATCAGAATCAATCAGTTCGGATTATGGATCATGCAGTTACGATCTCAGATCAATGTGTAGATCTGATCAAGGATGGGGCGGAGCCAAATGTTGTAAAAAGTAG